The Phragmites australis chromosome 1, lpPhrAust1.1, whole genome shotgun sequence genomic interval GACCACCTCAACCGGCACGTACGTACTGCCTGATCGATCGTCGTCGACGATCGAGCTCGCGACCGAGGATGTCGTCGGATGGTGCGTTCAACATGTCGGCGGCGTACACGCCGGGCCTCGGCGTGCCGCCGTGGCTGAACAAGGGCGACAACGCGTGGCAGATGGTGTCGGCGACGCTGGTCGGGCTGCAGAGCGTGCCGGGGCTGGTGATCCTGTACGGCAGCATCGTCAAGAAGAAGTGGGCGGTGAACTCGGCGTTCATGGCGCTCTACGCGTTCGCCGCCGTGTGGCTGTGCTGGGTCACCTGGGCCTACAAGATGTCCTTCGGCGAGAAGCTGCTCCCGTTTTGGGGCAAGGCCGGGACGACGCTCGGGCACGGCTTCCTCCTGGAGCAGGCCGCGCTGCCGCGGACCACGCACTACTACCACGACGGCACCCTCGAGACCGCCGAGATCACGCCCTTCTACCCCATGGCGTCCATGGTCTACTTCCAGTGCGTCTTCGCCGCCATCACACTCATCCTGCTCGCCGGCTCCCTGCTCGGCCGCATGAATTTCAAGGCCTGGATGATCTTCGTCCCCCTCTGGCTCACCTTCTCCTACACCATCGGCGCCTTCTCCATCTGGGGCGGCGGTTTCCTCTTCCACTGGGGCGTCATGGACTACTCCGGTGGCTACGTCATCCACCTCTCCTCGGGCGTCGCCGGCTTCACCGCCGCCTACTGGGTCGGGCCAAGGTCCACCAAGGACAGGGAGAGGTTCCCGCCCAACAACGTCCTGCTCATGCTCACCGGCGCCGGGATTCTGTGGATGGGCTGGGCCGGATTCAACGGCGGGGACCCCTACTCCGCAAACGTCGACTCCTCCCTCGCCGTGCTCAACACCAACATCTGCGCCGCCACCAGCCTCCTAGTCTGGACCTGCCTCGACGTCATCTTCTTCAAGAAGCCCTCCGTCATCGGCGCCGTCCAGGGCATGATCACCGGCCTCGTCTGCATCACTCCCGGCGCAGGTATGCTACTCTCGCCTGCTCGTTGTCACAGCCATGCATATACTCTCTCTAACTAGTAATTAGTTGACTAATAATAGTACTagtcattatctaaaaaaatagtaCTAGTACGCTACTGCCTGCTGATTAGTGAAGTTATTATATACTACATACTTATTTTTTTAGAGGTATCACTACAATATTATTGGTTAGTGATCATTAGCAATAGTTGATACAACGCGCCGGCCGGCAATGACATCATTTTGTCATGTACGAAATTAGCTGGTTTAAAATGTAGGTCGCCGAGATTGGCCTTGGTTGACGTTTCTGCCCGCCGGAAACACTGGAACCGGCCAATTCTTGTGATTCTGCACAGCATTGAATCTACACTCTTTTGACCCATCATGGAATCGAGGATTCGGCATCACGGGTTAGTTTACTTTAGCTAATGCTCAAGTGGTGCTGCAGGAAGGGACGTCTGCAGGACTGCTATATAGAATGTTTTTCCTCTAGAACTAGCAGTCCCCAACTCACTTAATTAGCTTTAATTGTGCCTTAACCAGCTGCTAAATGGCACGCATATATATAGTAGCCTACGTTAATTGCTTCGGCACGAACTAGCTAGTGTTGTGCAGTGTTAGGTTTGGAAAAGGTATGCTGAAACGGACGTTAGATTCCTTGAACGAGAGGTGGAAGTCCGAAATCTAGTTATCTTTGCACGTGTGGCGTGGAAGATTCATATAGCAGCCTAGTTTTTCTGAAGATTTTTCGCACTAGCTCGCGTCAGTGTGTATGCTTTAAGCTGGCCAGAATGTTTCTACTAGGAATCTAGAAGGAAATTAAGTAAAGCAACAAAGGATTGGAGTTTCCTTTTTCCAAAGCTATGCCGGCTTCCTTCTCAGATTTGATTGATCATTGCCTTCTCTATCAGTTATCACTTATCACCATAAACAACAAAGAACAAACCAACtttggaggatcattgtattaTTAACTTGTGAGCCCATATTGTCATGCATGCTTCCACTAGTTCTTTGACAGTTTGACCGGGACCTACTTTTTGATGCACACACATCATATTACATCTCAATCTGGATCACTCGCTTGCAGGTCTGGTCCAGGGGTGGGCGGCGATCATGATGGGCATGCTCTCCGGCAGCATCCCGTGGTTCACGATGATGGTGGTGCACAAGCGCTCCCGGCTGCTGCAGCAAGTGGACGACACCCTGGGCGTGTTCCACACCCACGCCGTGGCCGGGTTCCTCGGCGGCGCCACCACGGGGCTCTTCGCGCACCCGTCGCTGTGCACCCTCTTCCTGCCGGTCTCCAACTCTCGCGGCGCCTTCTACGGCAGCGGCATGCAGCTCGTCAAGCAGGTCGGCGGCGCGCTCTTCATCATCTGCTGGAACGTGATGGTCACCAGCCTGGTGTGCCTCGTGGTGCGCCTCGTCGTGCCGCTGCGCATGCCCGACGATGAGCTGGCCATCGGCGACGACGCGGTGCACGGCGAGGAGGCCTACGCGCTGTGGGGCGACGGCGAGAAGTACGACTCCACCAAGCACGGCTGGTACTCCGACCACGACACGCAGCACCACAAGGCGCCCAGCGGCGTCACGCAGAACGTCTGATAACTCAAGCAGAACATATAGGAGGGAGATTAATAAATGGGGGCTTGGTTTGAAATGTTTGATCACGTTGGGGTTCGATTGGTTGATTCGCCTGCATGCTACCGGTTGGGGTGCAGTTTTACGGTGATCGCGTGTGGCTGGTTTTTTGGGTTACAAAACAGTTT includes:
- the LOC133890596 gene encoding ammonium transporter 3 member 1, whose amino-acid sequence is MSSDGAFNMSAAYTPGLGVPPWLNKGDNAWQMVSATLVGLQSVPGLVILYGSIVKKKWAVNSAFMALYAFAAVWLCWVTWAYKMSFGEKLLPFWGKAGTTLGHGFLLEQAALPRTTHYYHDGTLETAEITPFYPMASMVYFQCVFAAITLILLAGSLLGRMNFKAWMIFVPLWLTFSYTIGAFSIWGGGFLFHWGVMDYSGGYVIHLSSGVAGFTAAYWVGPRSTKDRERFPPNNVLLMLTGAGILWMGWAGFNGGDPYSANVDSSLAVLNTNICAATSLLVWTCLDVIFFKKPSVIGAVQGMITGLVCITPGAGLVQGWAAIMMGMLSGSIPWFTMMVVHKRSRLLQQVDDTLGVFHTHAVAGFLGGATTGLFAHPSLCTLFLPVSNSRGAFYGSGMQLVKQVGGALFIICWNVMVTSLVCLVVRLVVPLRMPDDELAIGDDAVHGEEAYALWGDGEKYDSTKHGWYSDHDTQHHKAPSGVTQNV